From Salarias fasciatus chromosome 12, fSalaFa1.1, whole genome shotgun sequence, the proteins below share one genomic window:
- the vgll4l gene encoding vestigial like 4 like, translating into MAVANFQYITRMSSGFKVYILEGQPHLRSEDRYRHMANDRARAPAVYPIKRKRSHDRGLTLEERRERAISRGHSKMNQRAAPAPVAFGSRQSPTSTQSPTPSPTSLLPTHVYYAPVMDEPLALIKKPRKDPEVTEGTSKSTVASQIQVRPSVITCVSSLRNPSSKPELHRSHSSVISKSNYDHVLEEHFQRSLGVNYQKARSQQLSISVSVDDHFAKALGDKWLQIKSKSSSCSSTPPSSPSLTQSPTYSHSPNLYHKESAGSSPPASSHWSAN; encoded by the exons ATGGCTGTGGCCAATTTCCAGTACATTACTCGGATGAGCAGTGGATTCAAGGTCTACATCTTAGAAG GTCAGCCTCACCTCAGGAGCGAAGACAGGTACAGACACATGGCGAATGACCGGGCCCGAGCGCCGGCAGTGTACCCCATCAAACGCAAGCGCAGCCACGACAGAGGTCTAACTCTGGAGGAAAG GCGAGAGCGTGCCATAAGCAGAGGCCACAGTAAGATGAACCAGAGAGCAGCGCCAGCGCCGGTGGCGTTCGGCTCCCGACAAAGTCCCACATCCACccagagtccaacgcccagcccCACCAGCCTCCTGCCCACCCATGTGTACTACGCCCCAGTCATGGACGAGCCCCTCGCCCTCATCAAGAAACCAAGAAAAGACCCTGAAGTTACCGAGGGGACATCAAAAAGCACCGTGGCCAGTCAGATCCAG GTGCGGCCCTCTGTGATCACTTGTGTGTCCTCGTTAAGAAATCCTTCCAGCAAGCCGGAGCTCCACAGAAGCCACTCATCGG TGATTTCTAAATCCAACTACGATCACGTCCTGGAGGAGCATTTCCAGAGGAGCCTCGGAGTGAACTACCAGAAAGCCCGCTCTCAGCAGCTCTCCATCAGCGTCTCTGTCGACGACCACTTCGCCAAGGCTTTGGGGGACAAGTGGTTGCAGATTAAGTCCAAGtcgtcctcctgctcttccaCACCTCCCAGCAGTCCGAGTCTCACCCAGTCCCCCACCTACAGCCACAGCCCCAATCTGTACCACAAAGAGTCCGCCGGCAGCTCGCCGCCGGCTTCCAGCCACTGGTCTGCCAATTAG
- the slc20a1a gene encoding sodium-dependent phosphate transporter 1-A, with the protein MDTTTLASLAAATTVAVASQTDMSGYMWLLVIGFIIAFILAFSVGANDVANSFGTAVGSGVVTLRQACILATIFETVGSVLLGAKVSETIRQGIIDVRMYNGSEHVLMAGSISAMFGSAVWQLAASFLKLPISGTHCIVGATIGYSMVARGHQGVKWMELLRIVSSWFLSPVLSGIMSAILFYFVRKYILNKANPVPNGLRALPVFYAITMGINLFSIMFTGAPLLGFDRVPWWGTICISLGFAFVTALVVWFVVCPRLKKKIKMEIAAAPCETPLMEKITNKSVQAEQASVPRDLQDQIPTADKVAFKLGGSEEADLDNNDMDTKDLDIVNGLNGSVGPMMITDPHSGRSHTIHKDSGLYKDLLHKLHKAKVGDCIGDSDTEERPIRRNNSYTSYTMAIYGIQGDPKYRDSMDGGQQRRSRVDSYSSYNSTATNESSVPDGNVNPEAGGEPVPEEDELEVDQPAVSLLFQFLQILTACFGSFAHGGNDVSNAIGPLVALWLLYESGSVVSSAPTPMWLLLYGGTGICAGLWVWGRRVIQTMGKDLTPITPSSGFSIELASAMTVVVASNIGLPVSTTHCKVGSVVAVGWLRSRKSVDWRLFRNIFIAWFVTVPISGLISAAIMALFIYVIL; encoded by the exons ATGGATACAACCACACTAGCATCTTTGGCAGCTGCCACCACTGTGGCCGTGGCCTCTCAGACCGACATGTCCGGCTACATGTGGCTCCTGGTGATCGGCTTCATCATCGCCTTCATCCTGGCTTTCTCCGTGGGCGCCAACGACGTGGCGAACTCCTTCGGCACGGCGGTGGGCTCCGGGGTGGTCACTCTCCGGCAAGCCTGCATCCTGGCCACCATCTTCGAGACGGTGGGCTCGGTGCTGCTGGGGGCCAAGGTCAGCGAGACCATCCGACAGGGCATCATCGACGTGCGCATGTACAACGGCTCGGAGCACGTCCTGATGGCCGGATCCATAAGCGCCATGTTCG GCTCTGCTGTGTGGCAGCTGGCTGCGTCATTCCTGAAGCTCCCCATTTCTGGAACCCACTGCATTGTCGGAGCCACAATTGGCTACTCCATGGTAGCCAGAGGTCACCAAGGGGTCAAATGGATGGAGCTGCTACGCATTG TGTCATCCTGGTTCCTGTCGCCGGTGCTGTCGGGAATCATGTCTGCAATCCTCTTCTATTTTGTACGCAAATACATTCTGAACAAG GCCAACCCGGTCCCCAACGGCCTGAGAGCCCTTCCTGTCTTCTACGCCATCACGATGGGCATCAACCTCTTCTCCATCATGTTTACCGGAGCACCCT TGCTGGGTTTTGACAGAGTGCCATGGTGGGGAACCATATGCATTTCTCTGGGCTTTGCCTTCGTCACGGCTTTGGTCGTTTGGTTCGTCGTCTGCCCACGcctcaagaaaaaaatcaaga TGGAAATAGCTGCTGCTCCATGTGAAACTCCGCTAATGGAGAAAATCACCAACAAAAGTGTTCAGGCAGAGCAGGCCTCCGTGCCTCGTGACCTTCAAGATCAGATCCCCACGGCAGACAAGGTGGCTTTCAAACTCGGAGGCTCAGAGGAGGCTGATTTAGACAACAACGACATGGACACCAAGGATCTGGATATCGTTAATG GTTTGAACGGCTCTGTTGGCCCGATGATGATCACCGATCCTCACAGTGGACGGTCCCACACCATCCACAAGGATTCTGGGCTTTACAAAGACCTGCTGCACAAGCTCCACAAGGCCAAGGTGGGCGACTGCATCGGGGACAGCGACACAGAGGAGCGGCCCATCCGGAGAAACAACAGCTACACCTCCTACACCATGGCCATTTATGGGATCCAAGGCGATCCGAAATACAGGGATAGCATGGACGGTGGGCAGCAGAGGAGATCGAGAGTGGACAGCTACAGCAGCTACAACTCAACGGCCACGAACGAAAGTTCCGTCCCGGATGGGAATGTGAatccagaggctggaggggaGCCTGTTCCGGAGGAGGATGAGCTGGAGGTCGACCAACCGGCCGTTTCTCTGCTCTTCCAGTTCCTGCAGATACTGACAGCTTGCTTTGGCTCCTTTGCTCATGGGGGCAACGACGTCAG CAATGCTATCGGCCCACTGGTGGCTCTTTGGCTTCTGTATGAGAGTGGCTCAGTGGTGTCCAGTGCACCCACACCCATGTGGTTGCTCCTGTACGGTGGCACTGGTATCTGTGCCGGACTATGGGTGTGGGGCCGGAGGGTAATCCAGACTATGGGCAAAGATCTTACTCCCATCACACCTTCCAG TGGATTCAGCATTGAGCTGGCCTCCGCCATGACTGTGGTTGTCGCGTCTAACATCGGCTTACCTGTCAGCACAACCCACTGCAAG GTGGGATCTGTGGTGGCGGTGGGGTGGCTACGCTCCAGGAAATCCGTGGACTGGCGTTTATTCAGGAACATCTTCATTGCGTGGTTCGTGACAGTCCCGATCTCTGGGCTGATCAGCGCCGCCATCATGGCCCTCTTCATATATGTTATTCTTTGA